The Ruminococcaceae bacterium R-25 DNA segment CCTTTCATTCATCGGCTGGGACATCCTCTCACTTCTTACATGGGGCACACTCGAGATCTTCTTCGTAGGACCTTACAAGGCTTCTGCAGATGCAGCTCTCTATGAGTCAATCAAGTACGGCATCGATGCAAAATAACACAGGGAATAGGAATAGGATATAATAATGTCAGCCGGAGGAGATTTTAGGTCTCCTCCGGTCGGCTTTGAAAACGGAGAATCTTATGAATTACAAAGTTTTGATCGCAGATGATGAGAATGAGATAAGAAACCTCTTAAGGCTCTATCTCGAAAACGACGGCTTTACTGTTTCAGATGTTGCTTCAGGCGATCTCGTAGTAGGCGCCATGGCTGAGTTTAAGCCGGACATCGTGCTCCTGGATGTAATGATGCCGGGAAAAGACGGAATTCATGTTCTTAAGGACATCCGTGAAGAAAGCAATGTCCCTGTCATGATCATTTCTGCGAGAACTGCTGATGCCGAGAGGATCTTAGGTCTTAACGTCGGTGCCGACGATTATATCTGCAAACCGTTTAATCCTTTGGAAGTAGTTGCCAGGGTTAAGTCAAACCTCAGAAGATTCTATTCTCTGGGAAGCGGCGAAGAGCATAATTCCAATAAGACGATCACATTAGGCGATTTGGAACTTGATACCGAAAAGTGCCTTCTCCTTAAATCAGGAAAGCCGATGGAGCTTACTTCAGTTGAATATAAGATCATGGAGCTTCTTATGAAGCATCCGGGAAAGGTCTTCACCAAGCAGCAGATCTATGAGCATGCCTGGGGCGAAGATTATTTTGTAGCAGACAATAATATAATGGTTGCGATCAGCAAATTGAGGACAAAACTCGACGAAGATCCGTCACGTTATATAAAGACATTAAGAGGCTTGGGATACAGGCTTGATGTCTGAAAACCGCATAAAACAGGCAGTGTAACATTGTTACAGAGGGGTTAATCAATGGCGAAAAGTCAAAAAAGCAGTGGAAAAGAGCTAAAAGCCTTTTTGCTTATCAGATTTTTCTTAGTCCTTGCGGTTGTAAGCATGGTCGAGCTCATTGTAGTCGGACTTACTGACAAATTTTTGATGCCCGTTCTGGTTACGATTACAAAATACGATAAAGTGATCCAGATAAACGGCGCTGAAGGCCTTTTCATGGTCGTATTCGTCCTCCTGGCAACAGCTATCGTAAATAAGCTGTTTCCTGCTTTAAATGCATCTCCTGTCGCAGTGAATCAGTTTTTGGAAACTCTCCTGATAAGGCGAGGTTTTATTGTAAACAACGTAGAGGATGCGACCGAAACATTGCACGCCTTAAGCAATAATCCGTATGTTATCTTGCCGTTATTAGGATCGCTCCTCCTTGTAGCATTAATCCTTCTGCTGCCTTATATAGTCGGAGGCATTATCTTTTCGATATCAGTCGCAAAAGAGATCAGGAGGCTCGACCGGGAAAGAGAAACCGAGCGCCGCAAGGATGAAGAGCGCCGCTACCTCATGATCTCCAACATAGTTCATGATTTAAAGACCCCGATGACTACTGTCTATGGTTACGCAAAGGCCTTAAATGACGGCATCGTGCCTGAAGCAAAAAGGCCTGAATATTTAGATGCAATTATGGCCAAATCAAACAGGATGAATGAAGTTGTTGCTCTCTTGCTTGATTACG contains these protein-coding regions:
- a CDS encoding signal transduction histidine kinase, with the translated sequence MAKSQKSSGKELKAFLLIRFFLVLAVVSMVELIVVGLTDKFLMPVLVTITKYDKVIQINGAEGLFMVVFVLLATAIVNKLFPALNASPVAVNQFLETLLIRRGFIVNNVEDATETLHALSNNPYVILPLLGSLLLVALILLLPYIVGGIIFSISVAKEIRRLDRERETERRKDEERRYLMISNIVHDLKTPMTTVYGYAKALNDGIVPEAKRPEYLDAIMAKSNRMNEVVALLLDYVKLDSEGFTIKRERIDLCELIRSCCAFCYTDIESAGDELDIDIPEKPLYISADSVQLSRVLTNLITNAIRHNDAGITIKVAIKSENFSTAEDVKVFVADTGNEIPAPLNEQIFDPFVTGDESRSSGAGTGLGLPLSVRICEMHDFSLKLTQSPEIKRYHLGDEYKKAFVISM
- a CDS encoding DNA-binding response OmpR family regulator; this encodes MNYKVLIADDENEIRNLLRLYLENDGFTVSDVASGDLVVGAMAEFKPDIVLLDVMMPGKDGIHVLKDIREESNVPVMIISARTADAERILGLNVGADDYICKPFNPLEVVARVKSNLRRFYSLGSGEEHNSNKTITLGDLELDTEKCLLLKSGKPMELTSVEYKIMELLMKHPGKVFTKQQIYEHAWGEDYFVADNNIMVAISKLRTKLDEDPSRYIKTLRGLGYRLDV